From one Nocardioides scoriae genomic stretch:
- a CDS encoding GIY-YIG nuclease family protein translates to MQPIPLTSLLPTGFHPMQHKVHFAVWNQIEHPIDVLATDAEEWQGWNSWRSVNNDFNREFIFSMAADKHDPTLWLFGGIWEVLERGAEQHARSYTVALREDIMGAFRRRLWIRHRRSGRNIRQRMESVLPTMVVSSILEEPFSGDPFPGHDRINHSLADLQAVVAQSRADWRIALESMKGVYVIHDQETGQRYVGSAYGDTGIWQRWSTYASTLHGGNVGLRALLEEKGEDYYRRNLRFALLEYWSMRTDDDTVLERESYWKDVLHARSLGHNRN, encoded by the coding sequence ATGCAGCCCATTCCCCTGACGAGTTTGCTGCCCACGGGCTTCCATCCCATGCAGCACAAGGTCCACTTTGCCGTCTGGAATCAGATCGAGCACCCGATCGACGTCCTTGCCACGGACGCTGAGGAGTGGCAGGGCTGGAACTCATGGCGAAGCGTTAACAACGATTTTAATCGCGAGTTCATCTTCTCGATGGCAGCGGACAAGCACGACCCGACGCTCTGGCTCTTCGGCGGCATCTGGGAGGTGCTCGAGCGCGGCGCTGAACAGCACGCACGCTCATACACGGTCGCGCTTCGCGAGGACATCATGGGTGCATTCAGACGTCGACTGTGGATCCGGCACAGGCGGTCGGGACGCAACATTCGTCAGCGGATGGAGTCAGTCCTGCCGACGATGGTGGTCTCGTCCATCCTCGAAGAACCGTTTTCGGGCGATCCATTCCCTGGGCATGACCGGATCAACCACAGTCTTGCGGACTTACAAGCCGTCGTTGCCCAGTCGCGCGCGGACTGGCGGATCGCCCTCGAGAGCATGAAGGGCGTTTACGTCATTCACGATCAGGAGACCGGGCAGCGTTACGTCGGCTCGGCGTACGGGGACACCGGCATCTGGCAGCGGTGGTCGACCTACGCGTCAACCCTCCACGGCGGCAACGTCGGCCTTCGAGCGCTGCTTGAAGAGAAGGGTGAGGACTACTACCGGCGGAACCTGCGATTCGCGCTGTTGGAGTACTGGTCCATGCGTACCGACGACGACACCGTCCTTGAGCGCGAGTCGTACTGGAAAGACGTCCTTCACGCCCGATCTCTCGGTCACAACCGCAACTGA